The Lytechinus variegatus isolate NC3 chromosome 11, Lvar_3.0, whole genome shotgun sequence genome contains the following window.
CATTTCTCAATCTTCAGAACCTCAAAATCATCTTCAAAGTCCTCTTCCTCACCAAACTCAGCACCATGATCCGCCTCCGGGTTGTGGGTTTGTTCACCAAGAAGGCCGAAGCTGCTAGTGGTGATGAAGTCGTAGGAGGCACTGTTGGTATTCTCAGGTGACTGACTGATCACCGAGATGTCATCAGGACTACCTATGGAGGACGGTGTGGTGAATCCCGTGGGAAGGTTGGATGACTCTGTGGTTTCCTCATCAGGAGCGGAAGCCAGGTGTCCTCCATGGGTATCTCTTGGAAAGGCTTCACTGGCCTCTGGTTCTTTAAGGGATGACTCGCACATTGAACCCATCAAGGATTCCCCATCAGACCTCTCTGACGCAGGATGGCTTACCAAGTTACCAGATTCGCTATCGCCAATAGATGTTGCTCTTTTGACCGGTGTCTTCTGCCTGGAAGGCCTGTGACTACCAAAGTCTTTTGGTCTAGGTGTTGGCTCATCCGCTTCTATAGAGTCTGAGCTGCTTGTGTCTGTATCATTCCGGAAGGTTTGTCCAGATTGAAGAGGACTGAACTTTGGTCTAACTGCAGGACCTAAACTACTTGGTCCCACTTCATAGCCCCTTTCCTCTTGGACTAGGCGCTCATCCCTCTTCACATctggaaataaaactttgtcttGAGAGCTGTTGAACTGACCATCTCTTCTGATACCCCGTGGGTGATCATCAGTGTCACCTCCGACTGCTCCTTGAGGCAGATGTTGGCTGCCAGGGGGTGTCTTTTGAGCAGAACCTTGTTTCCTGGGaggttctttctttcctttcccagCTGCAGGTAGAGTTGGCGGTTGAATATTTTCTATCCTGTTTCCTTCTCTATCATCCCCTTCAAGGTCACCATACTCTTCGTGTTCAGCAAtctgaatgaaagaaaaaaaaatcagagattTTGTTAAGTAAACTATGTCATTACTTAACACTTGCTGAAAATGCTCTGGTAAGTAAGGAAACTTTTACAACAtagcaaggcgtttatctacatttgccactcttgacccaggtgtagtaaatgggtacccggtaggaaagAATTCCtggaatgctcgatgcgcccaaTCAGGGTAGCCTTGCTAAAGCCGGGGTTATAGTATGCAGAGCTTAGAAACATTtttgttaagcgctatataaatgttgcatattattattaacatgaAAATCTGTCATGGCAGGAAATTACATTGATCGCCATCACATTGTATTCATAAGATGTACAGAGTTTGCATCGTCATTGGATTGTTTGATTGctttcataattgtttcattttgttgtaaccttgttttttattcaatttttaaaacTGGATAGATTCTCAAATGCATGCAGTAAATTTTTGTCTCTGCCATTGCCCCATCAAAAGTATATTTCACACACAACTTCTAACATTTCAAATGACCTGTGACCATTGACCTTGTCAGGTTAGCGTCCTTTCAATATTCCTACTACTCTTCATTCGTGCACTGTGGTAcgctttctttctatttttgtcAGTCTCTAGCACAACCCCTAGCCTCATTCCAACACTTCCATCCATTAGTGTTTCTATCCTTCTCTACAGTTCTCTCCACCATGCGGCTTTtggtctaccccccccccccattatttcAATATGCATCTCTTATATGATCCCTCAAGTCTTTATTCATGGTGAGAACGAgctatttcaaacaatgaaatgacctctgtgacctttgacctcatggCCCCAGAATCTAACCAAATTGTTGTCACTAGTATATGCATACATGAACTCAGTTTGAAACTGAACTCTTGAATGGCTCTTTATTCATTGCAGGAACAAGATATTTTTTGCTCACTGACCTTTTACCTCATGTCCTCAAGACCTCAAAATGTAATTAAATCATGGTGTTTTTAATATCCTTACATGACACAAGTTTGAAGATGATCCCTTAAATGGTTCTCTATTTATCGTGAGAATAAGATATTTCAATGTTTATGATGACCTCTGTGACCCGATGACTCCAAAATCAAATCAGTTCACTCTTACTCCAGTATGCAGACATAAACCAAGTTGAAGTTGAATCACATAATGGTTCGCTAGTTATCAAGAGAAACTGAGAATGTTCATTCAGGGATATATAAACTACCTCTGTGTCTGTTGACCTAGATAACCAtaaaactatcattgttagtCTTATGTCCATGTTTGGACCAAGTCTGAAGTTCATACGTCAAAAGATTGTTTAGTTTTTGTGAGAATGAAAAGAGTAAGGAGGGATTGACGACCTGAAAACATGATGCCTCCGGCAACCACCAATCGTGAGGAGAGGCAGAATTAATCATCATATTACTGTTGGCCTTATTACTTTTAAATATACAGTAAAGCAGCAGCTTTGAGTTCCTTAATACACTTTGGGACCAAGAATTAAGTTCAGTTTTCACAGGGCTCACAAATGTTGTGCGGAGgatggaaatataaaaaaaaaaaacagtccaacttttgcattttatgtgGCATATGTCTTAGGTTTTAAATCTTCTTTGAGAGGGTTTTCTTTAGCTCAGTGcaaattttttgttaaaaatgtcaaaagtaCTTGCAAATGCTTCTCATGATCAAGGACACCCTTTTTTCTTAGCCGTTTGTTTGCAAACtcttgaaaatttaaagtaaatGCCTTACTGGTAAGTTTTGCTCCTGGGCTGCTCCCAAAGCTTGTTGGTCTCTTCTTCTGACCATCTGTTGAGGGCGCTCTCTCAGGACCCTCCTTGGTGCGGATATGTATGCGTGGAGAGCCAGGAAACCAAATACATAGCAAGACACAAGGGCAGGTAGTGCTGCCCAGATAGGCAGGTCCCTGAAGATCTCGGCATGGAATTCACTGACGGCTCGACCAAAGTATTTGAAATTGTCTACAAAGAGCGATGAGATGGTGACGGATAAAGCCTGCAAAAAAAGGTGATGTGATTACTTTGGGAATTTTGTTGtcactatcatcttcatcaatattatcataacACTCCAATTTATACATTAATAATTATTTGTACAAGACAAGATTTGCTATTGTTTATATTCCTGGGTAGAGTGCAGTAGAATGTGGATTGATTTCTTTCGAAAGCAAGATTCAAATCCACCAGAGCATGACACTCCTGTGACATCTGTTGGTGTTTAATTAAAAGAATGGGTAAGCTATATAAACATGAAGATTAGCCCCAGAGAACATCATTGTCAACATTCTCATTCTTTATTATTGTGTaactatcatcactatcaccattatcatcatcatcatcatcaccatcaccattatcatcatcatcatcaccattatcatcatcatcatcatcaccatcaccattatcatcatcatcaccatcttcatcatcaccatcaccattatcatcatcatcatcaccattaccatcatcatcatcaccatcataatcatcatcatcatcaccatcttcatcatcaccatcaccattatcatcatcatcaccatcaccattatcatcaccatcatcatcatcaccatcaccatcatcatcatcatcatcatcaccatcttcatcatcaccatcattatcatcatcaacaacatcaacatcaccattatcatcaccattatcatcatcatcatcattatcatcatcatcatcaccattatcatcatcatcatcatcaccattatcatcatcatcatcaccatcatcatcatcatcatcaccaccatcatcatcacaatgatcatcatcatcatcatcatcatcatcatcaccttcatcatcatcaccaccaccatcatcatcatcatcatcattatcaccatcatcatcatcaccatcatcatcatcaccattatcatcatcatcatcatcatcaccattatcatcatcaccatcatcatcatcatcatcatcatcaccatcatcatcatcatcttcattatcatcatcaccattatcatcatcatcaccatcaccatcatcattatcatcatcatcatcatcaccatcaccatcatcatcatcatcatcatcatcatcatcatcatcaccatcaccatcatcaccatcatcattatcatcatcatcatcatcatcatcattttatcaccatcacaatcatcaccatcatcatcgtcattatcatcatctccaCTACCACCACCGTTATCAGCTCCACtttcatcatcctcctcatcatggGCTCATCATCAGCTTGTAAACTCACCCTAGTTGGTGGTATATCAAAGAGGGGATCCACCTGATAGATCCTATGGTACTCAAAACACTCATCTGTGCGGATCGATGTCATGGAAGTGAACCATTCGTGCAATGCCTGGACCCAAGTCATCTTGTGCGGCATGCAATTGGCGGGGATCTTTTCATACTTCTGGGCATTGCGGTAACGCTTGATAGTTTCTTCCTAtgtttgaaatggaaaataaataataaatgaagatgctgaataaaacaaattatattgttCTTGGAATCTTGGTTTTTCAATGCTAAAATGATTTCTTCCTTTGTTCGAAAGATCACACATTAATGCGATTGATTGTAGAAATCAGCCGAACAATCAATTACCAAGCTTTAATTTACTGGTGACCCTACAGTTTTAATGGTTAACTtcaaattatcgtaaaattcaCACTTGACCAATCATAATGCAAAATAATTGCTCCCATGGATGcaaagttattagaattaaaATTATTAACCTGGTAGAGATAAATCCAATTCCATATCAGACTGATGACAAATGTGGATGTTAGGAGGCAGGCGATGAAGCGTCGGTTCCAATAGAGGTCCGAGTACATACCCACACCAAACACTATGCATAGGACTGTGACAGAAACTGTGAGCTGAAATGAAAAGAAGAGGGTGCAATTTACAGAGGGGAGTCATCATCAGAACCAAGTTGGTGCTCGGCCGTCACATGGCAAAACGATTTatctcaaaattttgactttttcagGTTTtgacacggggggggggggggggttagagaACAGTTTTCATTTATCTTACTCCCATAATTACAGGTATTTTAATTATTAAGATAGCATGGGCTATCTGCAgtacttttttcaaatttgccaACTGGTTTGATGGTATAAGGATGCATCTTAcagatacactctaaaaatgctGCAGTAGAGCGTAATGTTTTTCCAGCAAAAAGGTGTTATGTCCACTTTTCTGCCATAAAATGAGTGAGCGAACCCAGCTCCATATTAGGCAAAATAATGTATCTGCAACATACATCTTTTTACCATAATCAGTGAGCTTGAACTTCGTAGACTGGTTTATGACAAAATAGTGTACACTGTGCAACATACATCTTTTTTCCACAAATTATGCCTCCTCATACATCACAGACTAGTTTATAGTACAGGTTTTCCCGCTCAATATCacattaaaatcatttaatGTTATGACCATTTAATTTTGCGCTAGCCATGATCGCCTCGGTTATCTGtcattgtatttcattattatttcatcacTTTGAtgcattttctttgaaaaataattatcaaacaaGGCACTAGAAATTAGATAAACAGTATGCAATTTAATGAATTCGCAATCATAACCATTTTTCCGCATGTGGGTTCATTATCTCTGCAGGACATTCTTCACGTGATTCAAGTGACTTTTTACAAGAGCATGCAATTTAATGAATGGGCAttctaaataatattttctacatGTGAATTCATTATATTTGCAACATCTTTTTAAATGTGTTATTTATATGTTAAGTAGGTACATGGAAATTCAAAATCAGATGTTGCATGGCGTGGCAGCTTGCATGTGTGAAATGAATTCAATCAAACATTCCTTTGTTAGGGATGCCAGTTGGAATTGATCAAGGGGCCTGAAAACCacctagaatacaatattttgtactcaaaaatgctaaaactatggcctgaaaataaattgccagagctcaaattcaggcttttgcctgaaaactggcatccctgcttagttattttttttgtcaaaaaagaCCTTTTATATAATTTAGAAGTTTACTTTATCAAACTTGTAATGTGTGAAAACCACACACAAGTCATAGTGAAGCAATAAAGAGTCAAGAATATCGTTTGGATCTTTGAATATTATGACTATCATGTTTTCTGTTTTGTCATTAAAGTTAAGCATGAAATTTAGCCTCTGACACACACATAAAAAGAAGATATTATCTGGTATTAAACAAGTACAATGAAGATTCATTTTGCtgtcaaatttaaaaatgaggaAGATATCTATCACAGTAATGCTTTTGGAATGATctgtatttcaatatttattttttgctacaggcttggtcccactgcacttacggatgcagagaggatgtaaaacgggaaacgaatcttgccatccgttaAAAAGCGTTATGTATCTgttgtgtactctttgcatacatgtttcatacgctctatatccATCGAGCACCGTCCATTGTTTGCCCATTATGTCCATTGCCTGGAGCAGATGAAAATGGATGGAGCCACCCCGAAATTTTTCTTGACCGGTGTATCCGTAatgaatacgttttgtgtccATCGTTTAGTGGGCACTGGGCCTAGTCTAACAAAGAtgtgcgattgatccaatcaatcaaatctatggacggccagcaacatcaacatataTCATGCACGTTTGTGTAagatattttctagctatgatttatattcatgcattcattgctttcctgaaaattcactgcacttctctttgtttacaaagcacATTCTgcgaatttcatgaatattcatgaaaatgttcatcaaactttatgataaacattttcctcttcaacaacaaaaaaggagaagaaatagAAAACCGTGGGATACCAACAGAATTTTaagatttaattaaaaaaagaatgtttcAAAAAACTAGACTTGCCAGTAACgagagaaaatttaaaaaaaaatagaaataaacttATTAATATCATTCGTATATCTCGTCaagaatattacaaaaaaatatcatatctgATTCGGAGTAGTATAAAAAAGACATGGAAAACTATTAATGAGTTATTAGGTAAGAAGAAAAATCTAATCCCCAAAGTGttcaaatgtaataaaaaaatctacTCTCAACCAACTGAAATATCTGATGCATTCAATgagtattttgtaaatattgaaaaaaatattagtgataTGGTCCCACAATCTAttcattcttctcatttttattgttgaacAAATGTGGTTGGTTCCTTCTTTTTATCACCTGTACAtataaatgaattgattaatatttGTAAATGTCTTAAAAGTAGTGCAAGTTGTGGAATTGATAATGTAAATTGTAAAGTTGTTAAGCGTGGCATTTATGCCATTGCTTTGCCTTTagctcatgtacatgtatttaatctGTCTTTTGCATCTGGGAAAGTCCTTCAAAACTCAAAGAATCTAAAGTAATTCCTGTTTTTAAGAAAGATGACCCagataaatttgtaaattataGCCCAATATCCCTCTTACCATGTTTCTCCAAATTGCTTGAACGACTAGTACATAATCGATTACATAAGTTTTTAAATACTAATGatatcttaaaggggaatccagccttggccataaaatgttgtgtcgggaaggagaaaaataaattgaacagaacggtgaaagtttgaaagaaattggacaagaaataagaaagttatagctggtttaaaattgagatcactaatactatgtagatttcaaattggcaactcattaagtaaattatgacaaggggcaaggacaactttctcataggccatgtactttattatcagggatttgtggttttctccaaaGTACCAAtccccctggggcagtaatctaaatataacccaggtagtatgttgttttatgtcctcatgaaagaaaaatataatttgaaatacaacttttgggaaaaatgacattttagccaaaatatgtattggagtacatggaggaatagtccttgccttacatcactatgacatcccatatgcggccaatttgaagtctccatgggtatagtgattaccaatatttacaacttttaaaaattcataactttcttgttgtttgtccaatattgttcaaactttcacctatcaacttgtctgatttttcttttccttataaaaacaagctTTTATTTAGGTTGGATTTCCCTTTAAGTGATTCTCAATACGGATTTCGACCCACTTATTCCTGTGAGCATGTTCTTTtaaaagttaaacaaaaaataatggattCATTTATTGCTGACAAACACATAATTGGAGTTTTCATAGATCTATCTAAAGCTTTCGATTCTATGGACCattcattacttttatttaaacttAATCAATATGGAATTCGAGGGATCGCGTTAGACTGGTTAAGGGATTATCTTTTAAATAGGGTTCAACATACACTTGTCCACGGTATCTTATCTTCTTCATTTAATGTTTCCGTTGGGGTACCGCAAGGATCAATTTTAGGCCCcttgttatttcttttatatataaacGACCTTTGTAAATCATCTAATTTGTTAAACTTTTATCaatttgctgatgacacaagtatttttattcttctaAAGATTTAATAACACCATCCACATCCTGAACAATGAACTCCAAAATGTTTCCGACTGGTCAAAAGCAAATAAGTTGTCCCTGAATATCAATAAAACTTGATGCatctattttcaaaaaataattttttaacacgAACTCATACTGACAAATCTAATAATTATAATCCAATTGACACCGCTCATATTCACATTTATATCGACAAACGTATCGAATTAAATAATTCCATAAACTTTTTAGGTGTCACATTGGATAATCTTTTGAGTTTTAAGTACCATATGATAAATGTATTACATAAGATAAGTAGGAATACTGGTTTAATTTACAAACTTAAGCATAGTTTGCTTCATAACAATCTGATAACTCTATACCATTCCATAATTGTCTGGGCTACCAATGTAACCTCATATGAATTGGactcaatattcaaaattcaaaagaaatgtttatgGAATAATTACCAATTCCCATTACCTAGCACCATCCACACCTTTATCTAAGAAATTGTCTTTActtaatatatatgatattaatAAGCAAGAACTCGCAATATTCATAAGTACAAGAAGACGTTGTTACCCACTcctttttcagatatttttcaatacaataatcaagttcataatcataatacccattcttccaataaatttcatttatggtCTATCAAGTCTAGTCACAAAGCTAAATCATTGAGTTATGTAGGTCCCAAACAATGGAATGAGATTCCCCAAATAATAACTAATTCACAATTTATATCTTGCTTTAGAAAACAGTACAAAAATTTtctaataaataattattaattttcgCAGTTGATATCAATGCATTACTTCTACCgtatctacccccccccttcgattcgtgtctttttgtattctttgttgttgtttttttttctcttttttcctacGTTGTATTTACTATAATGATATGAcattctgtttgttttttttgttcaatattgttgTCTTTTGACTACGGTATGTTTCGGCGATCCAGCCTTACAGGTTTCTTATAACCTTCATGGAAAGCCactcaatttattttattatctaatcacattatttgatgtttctttgtagttttatcctattttgcgaaataaagattgaattgaattgaatttccagtacaaaaaaattatgacactgatggatttccatagagttacggttgattggatcaatcataactctttgtaagatgggccccaggctttaagattttatttattaatcattgtaACTTTGGGTGGCTTGTCTGCCAGTTTTGCACttcctgtacatgtataatcctGATGATGCATTAGTAATGATCTGTgcagaatattgattttcatcttTTGCCAAATGGACATGAATAAATTTTCATatcatatatataaatgaaaagagATCTCTTACCAAAATGACAGCAGGAGACCTCAAATTGATCTGTTCTCCGAGCCATTCCATGACACTTGTCTGGTTGAAGTAGAAGATGTTTAGGGTCATGCCAACCATGACATCGTGGATGTCGGCTCGTCTGTACTCGTCCTTACCATCGGCAAAGCTCTGGAGTTTCTTCCACTCATGACTGGTGAGGTGGACCTCAATCTGTGCTTCAACTGGGCCACTCTCTGGAGCCTGATAGCAATGAAACCATTGGGTTGGTTAAAGGGGGAGAAAACTGTGCGTCGTCTCTCAATGACTGTGTGTACCAAAAAGCAAGTCTTCAAATATACCTTTTTAGGTAATTATAAAATATACAGAGGAAAATTCAGCCAAAAATATCATTTGCGGAGAGGAAATAAAATCTTTTGAGAAGAAAAGTACTTGTTTTGCTCCTTGGCAATATTATTATTGTGGTACGAGTGTAATACGTAGTGAATTAGTGTGTTCAAGTTGGTTTGGATTACAAGACTAAACTGCTCGGAGTGTTATATTATGGGTTGGAAACCCGACCATGTTTTAGGTGTTGAGGTCTTGAGGAAAAGCTATACATGACTGCTGGTTCATATTTGCTTCAAAGTGAATCCAATGTGAGGTAGCTGCAACAAACAATGTtttgatgaaaacaattgaaGTCAAGGTTCATTTTCATACTGTTCATCGTAGATCTAGATcctggggccatttcataaagctgctcgtaagttaagagtgactgtaagaatgactggtgatcctttcttcaCACGCTAAACCATCGCAAACGAACATTTGGTGTGCACCATTAGCATAATAAAGGATCAtgggtcgttcttaaagtcactcttatctttatacaaacagctttatgcaaCACCCACCCGGTACAACAAAATCTAACtttatgaaattatgatatttaaGATGAAAATTAATCACACTGAATGTCTATCACAACCTGTGTGTAGCAGTATGTATGCTGTTTACATGGTGTTCTTCAACAAAACACACTCACAAATCTTTGTTGTCAGGAGTCTAACATTtgctaattttttatttaacgAAAAAAGAATTATCAATCtaataaatgcaaaaaataatttgcCATATTTGTCAACCCGCAATATCAAATGTTAGGAAATGATTACTGATACAGCTTTCAAAAGTACTGGGTTGGCGTAATATCAGATTTCAAGCATGAAATAAGTTAAGACCTTTGTCTTTTTCGATAAAACCTATTGGTGCCCCAGTACCAATATATTCTCAGGTTTACCTTTTCTTGGATGACATTGGCAAAGTGACGTACAAGACGACGAAAGAACATATCTTCCGCATCATGACAAGGCGTAGGTTGAACCTCATCCTGGCATTCGATAGGTGGAGGACAGTCACATGGCTTGTGATCACTGGACGTCAGACAAGACTCCAGCTTTTGTGTTGCATCTTCTAAATTTGTctaaaaacagtgatatgcaatgAATTAATAAACACCTAAAGCTATATGCCATATAGGCTTACATCTATGGCAATCAGAAGGATGATGATTTATTTGTGCTACTCTTTACAAATTCAAAGCAACATATTTTACCAAGAAACAAATGGTAAGAAGAGGGTTAaaactgatagtagaccaaattgaTAACATAACAAGTAGAACAAATGAATTTAGCTCATATGGTATTAGACTATCTAAgcattagaccaactgcttgATTATGACTGAGTGAATAAGAAGATTCAGGGACCCATTGCAATAAAGAGTTGTGATCAAAAGCATCCCCtaaaatcaaacgcaacttgATTCTCAACCACTTAAATGCACGTATCGAGGCCACCGCGCAACTTACGACTGGTCCAccatccgattttggaacaaat
Protein-coding sequences here:
- the LOC121423906 gene encoding chloride channel CLIC-like protein 1 produces the protein MPTRIMGGCSSPALISCCLLFACLCLTKQFSLYVGALNVDSEVDCEIDINDMLDYDPVTQTSARCERMKREKKKAKDQCQTNLEDATQKLESCLTSSDHKPCDCPPPIECQDEVQPTPCHDAEDMFFRRLVRHFANVIQEKAPESGPVEAQIEVHLTSHEWKKLQSFADGKDEYRRADIHDVMVGMTLNIFYFNQTSVMEWLGEQINLRSPAVILLTVSVTVLCIVFGVGMYSDLYWNRRFIACLLTSTFVISLIWNWIYLYQEETIKRYRNAQKYEKIPANCMPHKMTWVQALHEWFTSMTSIRTDECFEYHRIYQVDPLFDIPPTRALSVTISSLFVDNFKYFGRAVSEFHAEIFRDLPIWAALPALVSCYVFGFLALHAYISAPRRVLRERPQQMVRRRDQQALGAAQEQNLPIAEHEEYGDLEGDDREGNRIENIQPPTLPAAGKGKKEPPRKQGSAQKTPPGSQHLPQGAVGGDTDDHPRGIRRDGQFNSSQDKVLFPDVKRDERLVQEERGYEVGPSSLGPAVRPKFSPLQSGQTFRNDTDTSSSDSIEADEPTPRPKDFGSHRPSRQKTPVKRATSIGDSESGNLVSHPASERSDGESLMGSMCESSLKEPEASEAFPRDTHGGHLASAPDEETTESSNLPTGFTTPSSIGSPDDISVISQSPENTNSASYDFITTSSFGLLGEQTHNPEADHGAEFGEEEDFEDDFEVLKIEK